In a genomic window of Streptomyces katrae:
- a CDS encoding helix-turn-helix domain-containing protein, whose translation MASNVNPTVRRRRLGMELRKLREDKGMTAEQVAERLLVSQSKISRLENGRRSISQRDVRDLCEVYEVEDPRLVDSLMQMAKDSRQQGWWHAFGDIPYSVYIGLETDAASLRTYEPQMVPGLLQTPEYAQALIRGALPETAPADVEKRVQVRMHRQKRLSETDNNNAEVGPLRLWAVIDEAVLRRHVGDPQLMIRQLQFLIEQSHQPYITVQVMPFTMGAHPGVNGQYAILEFPDASDSTVVYIEGVTSDLYLEKANDVQKYSVMYEHLRAQALNVEQTRQFISEVIDHYAALDK comes from the coding sequence GTGGCGTCCAATGTCAATCCCACCGTCCGACGCCGCCGACTGGGCATGGAGTTGCGCAAGCTCCGCGAGGACAAGGGCATGACGGCCGAACAGGTCGCCGAACGCCTCCTCGTCTCCCAGTCGAAGATCAGCCGGCTGGAGAACGGCCGCCGTTCCATCAGCCAGCGCGACGTCCGCGACCTGTGCGAGGTGTACGAGGTGGAGGACCCCCGGCTGGTGGACTCGCTCATGCAGATGGCCAAGGACTCCCGCCAGCAGGGCTGGTGGCACGCCTTCGGCGACATCCCGTACAGCGTCTACATCGGCCTGGAGACCGACGCGGCCAGCCTGCGCACGTACGAGCCCCAGATGGTCCCGGGCCTGCTCCAGACCCCCGAGTACGCCCAGGCCCTGATCCGCGGCGCGCTGCCGGAGACGGCGCCCGCCGACGTGGAGAAGCGCGTCCAGGTCCGGATGCACCGCCAGAAGCGGCTGTCCGAGACGGACAACAACAACGCGGAAGTCGGGCCGCTGCGGCTGTGGGCGGTGATCGACGAGGCGGTGCTGCGCCGGCACGTGGGCGATCCCCAGTTGATGATCCGGCAGCTGCAGTTCCTGATAGAGCAGTCGCACCAGCCGTACATCACCGTGCAGGTGATGCCGTTCACGATGGGCGCCCATCCCGGGGTGAACGGCCAGTACGCGATTCTGGAATTCCCGGACGCCTCGGACTCGACGGTGGTCTACATCGAGGGCGTCACGAGCGATTTGTACCTGGAGAAGGCGAACGACGTCCAGAAATACAGCGTGATGTACGAACACCTGAGGGCCCAGGCCCTCAATGTGGAACAGACCCGGCAGTTCATCTCCGAGGTGATCGACCACTACGCGGCCCTGGACAAGTAG
- a CDS encoding DUF397 domain-containing protein, with amino-acid sequence MGIRQGGTENWTKSSYSGGNGACVEVKSPVTEAIAVRDSKVQDGPSITFAPGSWTSFVTGVVEDRLV; translated from the coding sequence ATGGGCATTCGTCAGGGCGGCACCGAAAACTGGACCAAGTCTTCCTACTCCGGCGGAAACGGCGCCTGCGTCGAGGTCAAGTCCCCCGTCACCGAGGCGATCGCGGTCCGCGACTCCAAGGTGCAGGACGGCCCGTCGATCACCTTCGCCCCCGGCTCCTGGACCTCCTTCGTGACCGGCGTCGTCGAGGACCGGCTCGTCTGA
- a CDS encoding PLP-dependent aminotransferase family protein, whose protein sequence is MPPAGPAPLPAFASRARAVGGSPVREILALTERPGVISFAGGLPAPELFDTAGLRAAYDSALAGAASASRALQYSTTEGAPELRAAVAARAGARGLPTTADDILITTGSQQALTLITATLVEPGDTVLVENPTYLAALQCFGMAGARVIPVPCDEEGLLPDALAEITARERPKLLYSVPTFQNPTGRTLPGERRAEVARTAARAGLWLVEDDPYGDLRYEGAHEPWLAAHPGAEDRTALIGSFSKVMAPGMRLGWLRAPAGLRRAAVVAKQAADLHTSTVDQLAAAHYLAAHDLDAHVARVRRAYRTRRDALLAGLGAALPPGSEWNRPRGGMFVWARLPEGHDATALLKSAVAHDVAYVPGAPFFTGTPDPRTLRLSFTTHTPEEIAVGLDRLGSAVDSYSPASS, encoded by the coding sequence ATGCCCCCCGCCGGTCCCGCTCCCCTGCCCGCCTTCGCCTCCCGTGCCCGCGCCGTGGGCGGCTCCCCCGTACGGGAGATCCTGGCGCTCACCGAACGCCCCGGGGTGATCTCCTTCGCCGGCGGTCTGCCCGCCCCCGAGCTCTTCGACACGGCCGGGCTCCGCGCCGCCTACGACAGTGCCCTCGCCGGGGCCGCCTCCGCCTCCCGCGCCCTGCAGTACTCCACCACCGAGGGCGCCCCCGAACTGCGCGCGGCCGTCGCCGCCCGGGCGGGCGCGCGCGGGCTGCCGACGACGGCGGACGACATCCTGATCACCACCGGCTCCCAGCAGGCCCTGACCCTGATCACCGCCACCCTCGTGGAACCCGGCGACACCGTCCTCGTGGAGAACCCCACCTACCTCGCGGCCCTCCAGTGCTTCGGGATGGCCGGGGCCCGTGTCATACCCGTGCCCTGCGACGAGGAGGGCCTGCTCCCCGACGCCCTCGCCGAGATCACCGCCCGCGAGCGCCCCAAGCTGCTCTACTCCGTCCCCACCTTCCAGAACCCCACCGGGCGCACCCTGCCCGGGGAGCGCCGCGCGGAGGTGGCGCGGACCGCGGCCCGCGCCGGGCTGTGGCTGGTGGAGGACGACCCGTACGGGGACCTGCGCTACGAGGGCGCCCACGAGCCCTGGCTCGCCGCCCACCCGGGCGCCGAGGACCGCACCGCCCTGATCGGCAGCTTCTCCAAGGTCATGGCCCCCGGGATGCGCCTGGGCTGGCTGCGCGCCCCGGCTGGCCTGCGGCGGGCGGCGGTGGTCGCGAAGCAGGCGGCCGACCTGCACACCTCGACGGTGGACCAGCTGGCGGCCGCCCACTACCTGGCCGCGCACGACCTCGACGCCCACGTCGCCCGCGTCCGCCGGGCCTACCGCACCCGCCGCGACGCCCTCCTGGCGGGCCTCGGCGCGGCCCTGCCCCCGGGCTCGGAGTGGAACCGCCCCCGGGGCGGCATGTTCGTCTGGGCCCGCCTCCCCGAGGGCCACGACGCGACGGCCCTCCTGAAGTCGGCCGTCGCCCACGACGTGGCGTACGTCCCCGGCGCCCCCTTCTTCACCGGCACCCCGGACCCGCGCACGCTGCGGCTGTCCTTCACGACGCACACCCCGGAGGAGATCGCGGTCGGCCTGGACCGCCTGGGCTCGGCGGTGGACTCCTACTCCCCGGCGTCCTCGTAG
- a CDS encoding Uma2 family endonuclease codes for MTIAPDTARREPAQYKAMREALESLDDTAPGKFEITREGIVHDMMSPGRPHELTAALISRRMEKVMPDDLLAHTGTPDVEDAPEGVMRHPDVVVVALADMEGEGPFDPRTLLAVIEVVSRSNPDNDWVGKMRDYPLLGIPVYAVFDPRTGTGAVMSDIHRTPGGPRYATRRDFLYGEDVTIAHWTISTDGLPRYEDAGE; via the coding sequence ATGACCATCGCCCCGGACACAGCCCGCCGGGAACCGGCGCAGTACAAGGCCATGCGCGAGGCCCTGGAGTCCCTGGACGACACCGCTCCCGGCAAATTCGAGATCACGCGGGAAGGAATCGTCCACGACATGATGTCCCCGGGCCGTCCCCACGAGCTGACGGCCGCCCTCATCAGCCGCCGTATGGAGAAGGTCATGCCCGATGACCTCCTGGCGCACACGGGCACCCCGGACGTCGAGGACGCGCCCGAGGGCGTCATGCGGCATCCGGACGTCGTGGTCGTGGCGCTCGCGGACATGGAGGGTGAGGGCCCCTTCGACCCCCGCACCCTCCTCGCCGTCATCGAGGTCGTCTCCCGGTCCAACCCCGACAACGACTGGGTCGGCAAGATGCGGGACTACCCGCTCCTCGGCATCCCCGTCTATGCCGTGTTCGACCCCCGCACCGGCACGGGGGCCGTCATGTCCGACATCCACCGGACGCCCGGCGGGCCCCGCTACGCGACCCGCCGGGACTTCCTCTACGGCGAGGACGTGACCATCGCCCATTGGACGATCTCCACGGACGGGCTGCCCCGCTACGAGGACGCCGGGGAGTAG
- a CDS encoding helix-turn-helix domain-containing protein produces the protein MVFQQPNAGLPAPRRVPARTARSGGFSGVTHAKVALTRDFTVVANELAQHATLSLLAIGVAVHIQSLPEGTPVGIRALADRYPESEYRLGRALRELEQAGYLCRSRIRLPAGQVVTRTVAYNVPPFPVPPQPPHPPGRPAAPAPDPDPAPDPDPDPGPGSDPTPGPDPTPAPDPTPAPEPEPPAPAPGAEQPRQRRDPAPGSAPAGEQCDQSPPERPHPAGFPTLLHREAAHLLAGLRARDPRLLLSEKDVERLVPDVVRWLETAPPEAVRRTLTADVPDDLRNPAGLLAYRLKAAYPVPLPAPRHPPLSTVPLPGDRAIHPWQTCDGCERAFRAPAPGPCGDCRSHSGKAA, from the coding sequence ATGGTCTTCCAGCAGCCTAACGCGGGCCTGCCCGCGCCGCGCCGTGTTCCGGCCCGAACCGCCCGATCCGGTGGCTTCTCCGGCGTCACGCACGCGAAAGTCGCCCTTACGCGCGACTTCACGGTCGTTGCCAACGAGCTCGCCCAGCACGCGACCCTGTCGCTGCTCGCGATCGGCGTGGCGGTGCACATCCAGTCGCTCCCCGAGGGCACCCCGGTCGGCATCCGCGCCCTCGCCGACCGCTACCCCGAGAGCGAGTACCGCCTCGGGCGCGCCCTGAGGGAACTGGAACAGGCCGGCTACCTGTGCCGCAGCCGCATCCGCCTCCCCGCCGGCCAGGTCGTCACCCGCACGGTCGCCTACAACGTCCCGCCGTTCCCCGTCCCCCCGCAGCCACCACACCCACCGGGCCGCCCCGCAGCCCCCGCCCCCGACCCGGACCCGGCCCCCGACCCCGACCCGGACCCCGGCCCCGGCTCGGACCCCACACCCGGCCCGGACCCCACACCCGCCCCGGACCCCACACCTGCCCCGGAGCCCGAGCCGCCCGCGCCCGCCCCGGGCGCGGAGCAGCCCCGGCAGCGCCGGGACCCCGCCCCCGGTTCCGCTCCGGCCGGGGAACAGTGCGACCAGTCCCCGCCCGAGCGCCCGCACCCGGCGGGCTTCCCGACCCTCCTGCACCGCGAAGCCGCCCACCTCCTGGCAGGCCTGCGGGCCCGTGACCCCCGCCTCCTCCTCTCCGAGAAGGACGTCGAACGCCTCGTCCCCGACGTGGTGCGCTGGCTGGAGACGGCCCCGCCCGAGGCCGTGCGCCGCACCCTGACGGCCGACGTCCCGGACGACCTCCGCAACCCGGCGGGCCTCCTCGCCTACCGCCTGAAGGCCGCCTACCCCGTCCCGCTGCCCGCGCCCCGGCACCCGCCCCTGTCCACCGTCCCGCTGCCCGGGGACCGCGCCATCCACCCCTGGCAGACCTGCGACGGCTGCGAGCGCGCCTTCCGCGCCCCGGCACCCGGCCCCTGCGGCGACTGCCGCTCCCACAGCGGCAAGGCTGCCTAG
- a CDS encoding AMP-dependent synthetase/ligase translates to MDGRPDTLAVFTQWTEERYGPLTALRFRAPDGPDGADSPDGPEDADGPDGGWRTRTYAELAASVREAGRGLMGLGVGPGERVAVLAETRPEWTYAHFGVLAAGAVLVPVYPTAGEEELAWVLADSAAVAAVCENAAQAARVEALRPELPALRAVVTMDGTAALPLAPEAELAARAASVAPGDDAAIVYTSGTTGLPKGCRLTHGNLGAVQDATLPLVEGGPGDSTYLYLPLAHLLAQLIQFTTLLQGGELCYFGGRVEDVLAELAQARPTHLPSVPRLFEKVHAVVLALAEGSEGGRERFEEAVRLGVLAADDRLPPEDGPAYEEAERSLYAPVRQAFGGRLRWALTGGAPIAPAALDFLRACGIRVFEGYGMTESGGAISLNHPGAARPGTVGRPLAGCEVRIAGDGEVLARGPMVFPGYHANPAATAQALDADGWLHTGDLGALDADGFLTITGRKKELIITSAGKNITPTEVEFAVQQASPLVARAVLIGDRRPHPVALLALDSGELAAWAARESLDLGPAPTAHPALRAHLERAVTAANATVSRPARIRAFHVLTEELSVEAGTLTPTLKLRRAAVADRYAAEIEALYA, encoded by the coding sequence ATGGACGGTCGGCCGGACACACTGGCGGTGTTCACCCAGTGGACCGAGGAGCGGTACGGGCCGCTGACGGCCCTCAGGTTCCGCGCACCGGACGGCCCGGACGGCGCCGACAGCCCCGACGGCCCGGAAGACGCAGACGGCCCGGACGGCGGCTGGCGGACCCGGACGTACGCCGAACTCGCCGCGTCGGTACGGGAGGCGGGGCGCGGCCTGATGGGGCTGGGCGTCGGGCCCGGGGAGCGGGTGGCGGTGCTCGCGGAGACCCGGCCGGAGTGGACGTACGCGCACTTCGGGGTGCTGGCGGCGGGCGCCGTGCTGGTGCCGGTGTACCCGACGGCGGGGGAGGAGGAGCTGGCCTGGGTGCTGGCCGACTCCGCGGCGGTGGCGGCCGTCTGCGAGAACGCCGCGCAGGCGGCCCGGGTGGAGGCGCTGCGGCCGGAGCTGCCCGCGCTGCGGGCGGTCGTGACGATGGACGGGACCGCAGCCCTGCCCCTGGCCCCGGAGGCCGAACTCGCTGCGCGGGCCGCCTCCGTGGCCCCCGGGGACGACGCCGCCATCGTCTACACCTCGGGCACCACCGGCCTGCCGAAGGGCTGCCGGCTCACCCACGGCAACCTCGGGGCCGTCCAGGACGCCACCCTCCCGCTGGTCGAGGGCGGCCCCGGCGACTCCACGTACCTGTACCTGCCGCTGGCCCATCTGCTGGCGCAGCTCATCCAGTTCACCACCCTGCTGCAGGGCGGGGAGCTGTGCTACTTCGGGGGCCGGGTGGAGGACGTGCTCGCCGAACTGGCGCAGGCCCGGCCCACGCACCTGCCGTCGGTGCCGCGGCTGTTCGAGAAGGTCCACGCGGTGGTGCTGGCGCTGGCCGAGGGGAGCGAGGGCGGCCGGGAGCGGTTCGAGGAGGCCGTACGGCTGGGCGTGCTCGCGGCCGATGACCGCCTCCCTCCCGAGGACGGCCCGGCGTACGAGGAGGCGGAACGTTCCCTCTATGCCCCGGTCAGGCAGGCCTTCGGCGGTCGTCTCCGCTGGGCCCTGACCGGCGGGGCCCCGATCGCCCCGGCCGCCCTGGACTTCCTGCGGGCCTGCGGGATCCGGGTGTTCGAGGGCTACGGGATGACCGAGTCCGGCGGGGCGATCAGCCTCAACCACCCCGGCGCCGCCCGCCCCGGCACGGTGGGGCGGCCCCTGGCGGGCTGCGAGGTGCGCATCGCCGGGGACGGGGAGGTGCTGGCCCGGGGCCCGATGGTCTTCCCCGGCTACCACGCGAACCCCGCCGCGACGGCGCAGGCCCTGGACGCGGACGGCTGGCTGCACACCGGGGACCTGGGCGCCCTCGACGCCGACGGGTTCCTCACCATCACCGGCCGCAAGAAGGAGCTGATCATCACCTCGGCCGGCAAGAACATCACCCCGACGGAGGTGGAGTTCGCCGTCCAGCAGGCCTCCCCGCTCGTCGCCCGGGCGGTGCTGATCGGCGACCGGCGCCCGCACCCGGTGGCCCTGCTGGCCCTGGACTCCGGGGAGCTCGCCGCCTGGGCGGCCCGCGAATCCCTGGACCTCGGCCCCGCCCCGACCGCCCACCCGGCGCTGCGCGCCCACCTCGAACGGGCCGTGACCGCCGCCAACGCCACCGTCTCCCGCCCGGCCCGCATCCGCGCCTTCCACGTCCTGACCGAGGAACTCTCGGTCGAGGCGGGCACCTTGACCCCCACCCTCAAACTCCGCCGCGCGGCCGTGGCGGACCGCTACGCGGCCGAAATAGAGGCCCTCTACGCCTAG
- a CDS encoding AraC family transcriptional regulator, giving the protein MGRRTVSVHHVRAVLAGARGDGVDLVPLLQEAQIPPLLLGDDRARVTPAQFARLFRALYRTTRDEFLGLAAVPSRPGTFAMMCYACAGCPDLGAAVERAAAFYGLFPGGPELALEVEGGQALFTVRGELGRDGERFLSECVLAIWHRLSSWMVGRRIPLTGASFAYPAPPHREEYAVLFDCPVRFGAERTAAAFDAHWLTAPLVRDEPALDAMLRRAPFDLLSRPEYGTTVAEQVRRSLARGLRGAPGLPELGEVASRLAVSPATLRRRLQQEGTSFQRLKDQVRRDAAIAGLAESGEPIAELAARLGFSEDTAFHRAFRRWTGTTPGAYRIASGG; this is encoded by the coding sequence ATGGGGAGGCGGACGGTCAGCGTGCACCACGTGCGCGCCGTGCTCGCGGGTGCGCGGGGCGACGGCGTGGACCTCGTACCGCTGCTCCAGGAGGCGCAGATCCCGCCGCTGCTGCTGGGCGACGACCGGGCACGGGTCACGCCCGCGCAGTTCGCGCGCCTGTTCCGGGCGCTGTACCGGACCACGCGGGACGAGTTCCTGGGCCTGGCGGCGGTGCCGAGCAGGCCGGGGACCTTCGCGATGATGTGCTACGCCTGCGCGGGCTGCCCGGACCTGGGCGCGGCCGTGGAGCGGGCCGCCGCCTTCTACGGGCTGTTCCCGGGCGGCCCGGAGCTGGCGCTCGAAGTGGAGGGCGGCCAGGCCCTGTTCACGGTACGCGGGGAGCTAGGGCGGGACGGGGAGAGGTTCCTGTCGGAGTGCGTGCTGGCGATCTGGCACCGGCTCAGCAGCTGGATGGTAGGCCGGCGCATCCCCCTGACCGGCGCCTCGTTCGCCTATCCCGCGCCGCCGCACCGGGAGGAGTACGCGGTGCTGTTCGACTGCCCGGTGCGGTTCGGGGCCGAGCGTACGGCCGCCGCGTTCGACGCGCACTGGCTGACCGCCCCGCTGGTGCGCGACGAGCCCGCGCTGGACGCGATGCTGCGCCGGGCCCCGTTCGACCTGCTCTCGCGCCCCGAGTACGGGACCACGGTCGCCGAACAGGTACGCCGCTCCCTGGCCCGGGGGCTGCGCGGGGCGCCGGGGCTGCCGGAGCTCGGGGAGGTCGCGTCCCGCCTGGCGGTCTCCCCGGCGACCCTGCGGCGCCGGCTCCAGCAGGAGGGCACCTCCTTCCAGCGGCTGAAGGACCAGGTCAGACGGGACGCGGCGATCGCGGGCCTGGCCGAGAGCGGGGAGCCGATCGCGGAACTCGCGGCCCGCCTGGGCTTCTCGGAGGACACCGCCTTCCACCGCGCCTTCCGCCGCTGGACGGGCACGACGCCGGGCGCGTACCGGATCGCCTCCGGCGGCTAG